The sequence TACGCAAAAGGGATATGGAGATCAAAAATTTAGAGATAACTAGCCAAAATATCAAAAACCATCTAAGCTACAAACTAGGAAATGCCCTTATAAAAGCTCATAAACAATGGTATAAAGGCGGATATATCAAATTTATATTTGAAGCCATAAAAATCAAAAAAGAGCATAATAAAACTAAAATATAGCTTTAAACCAAATTAGTTAAATTTTTTAAGCTTATATAAGTTGATATAAGCTTAAGATCAAATCTAAGATTTAGCCCCAAAAGGGCTAAATCATCTCACGCTTCTAAAATCGCCCCATTACTTGCATTGGTAACTAGCTTTTGGTATTGTCTTAGCCAGCGACTATCTACCTTTTTACCAGCGTATTTCCACTCTTTTTTTCTAGCGTTAATCTCATCATCGCTTAAGCGAACATTTATGCTGTATTTATCTACATCAATATCGATGATATCGCCATCTTTTAATAATCCTATCATACCGCCCTCAGCAGCTTCAGGGCTTACATGGCCGATACTTAGGCCTCTAGTGGCGCCGCTAAATCTCCCATCAGTAATTAAGGCTACATCAGCCCCAAGCCCACGCCCCATTATAAGGCTAGTTGGGCTTAGCATCTCTTGCATTCCAGGACCTCCTTTTGGCCCTTCGTATCTTAAAACAACCACATCGCCCTTTTTGACCTTGCCGCTACTAATGCCTTCTATGGCTTCATCTTGAGAGTTAAAGCAGATCGCTTTGCCGCTAAATTGTCTTGAACCAACTATTCCAGCAGTTTTTATCACGCAGCCTTGCTCGGCTAAATTGCCAAATAAAATAGCTAGTCCGCCTACTTTTGAGTAGGCGTTTGATACTGTGTGGATGATATTTTGATCCAAAATTTCAGCATTTTTGACCCTATCGCCTAAGCTCTCACCACTTATAGTAAGAGCGTCTAAATTTAGCAATTTATCATCGAATTTAGCTATCTCATTTATAACCGCACTTAGCCCACCAGCCTTGGCTATATCTTCCATGTGCACACTAGGTAGGCTTGGGGCGATTTTGGCTATATGCGGGACACTGCGACTAATGTCATTTAATTTTGCTATATCTAGTGGTGCGCCAGCTTCACGGCTGATAGCTAGCATATGTAAAATTGTATTTGAGCTACCACCCATTGCCATATCTACGACCATTGCGTTGCGGATGGATTTGGTATTTATGATATTTCTGATTTTATATCTCTCATCAAGGGCGATTTGGCAAATTCTTTTCGCAGCTTTTCTGATTAGCTCTTCACGCTCTTTGGTTAGAGCTAGGATAGTTCCATTGCCTTTTAACGCCACGCCCATCGCTTCACAAAGGGTATTCATAGAATTAGCTGTAAACATTCCAGAGCAACTACCGCCACCAGGACAAGCGTTACACTCTATATGTTTAAGCTCTTTTTCATCTATTTGCTTTGTCTCATACGCTCCAACAGCTTCAAAAGCTGAGTTTAAATCCAAGGCCTCACCCCTAAGCCCAACTCCAGCAGCCATTGGCCCACCGCTTATAAATATAGTTGGAACATTTACTCTTAAAGCCCCCATAAGCATTCCAGGGACGATTTTATCGCAGTTTGGCATACAAACTAGCGCATCAAGGCAGTGAGCATTCATCACGGTTTCAACTGAATTTGCTATTATCTCACGGCTTGGGAGAGAGTAGAGCATACCGCCATGCCCCATAGCGATACCATCATCTACGCCGATACAGTTAAACTCAAAAGGCACGCAGCCGTTTTTGCGAATTTCATCTTTTAGGATTTTAGAGTATTTATCTAAGAAAAAATGCCCTGGAATTATCTCTATAAAGCTATTTGCCACGCCTATAAAAGGCTTATCAAAATCCTCATCTCTTAGCCCAGTTGCCCTTAGTAGCGATCTATGCGGGGTTTTGGTATAGCCTTTTTTGATATTGTCACTTCTCATTTTATCTCCTTAATCTATATTCTTTTTTGGCTTACATAGTAAAAATAGATAGATATATCCTACCACTCCAGCGACAAAACTAGCCAGTAATATCGCTAATTTATCAGCGTGATAAAATACCGGGCTATCATTATAAGCCAAAGCGCCTACAAATAAACTCATTGTAAAGCCAATTCCAGTTAATATACAAACTCCATAAAATTGCAGCCAATTTGAACCTTCAGGAAGTTTAGCAAATCCAAGCTTGATAAAGATAAAGCTAAATAAAAATACGCCAAATTGCTTACCAAAAAATAGGCCAAAAAATATACCCATACCGACTGAATTTATAAGCTGTTTAGGATCAACTCCAGCTAGGCTAACTCCAGCATTGACAAAGGCAAAAATCGGCAAGATAAAGTAGCTTGTAACGCCGTGAAGATCCTTTTCAAGGTCTTTTAACATACTTGTGCCAGCACTATCTCTCATAGGGATGAAAAATGCGGCTAAAACTCCAGCTATGGTAGCATGGACACCACTTTTTAACACGCTAAACCAAAGGATTAAGGTAAATAGCAAAAATATCGATTTTTTATTTACTTTTAAGCGGTTTAGGATAAATAAAATAATTAAGCAAATAAATGAAATTCCAAGCGAAGTAGTAGATAGCTCAGTTGTATAAAATAGCGCTATAATCACAATCGCACAAAGATCATCTATAATAGCTAAGGTTAGCAAAAATATCTTTAAAGAGCTAGGCACTCTATTACCAAGAAGCATAAGCACCCCAAGAGCAAAGGCAATATCAGTAGCAGTAGGTATCGCCCATCCTCTTATAGCAAACTCATCACTATAATTAAACCCCCAAAATATAAGAGCAGGACAGATAACTCCGCCAAGGGCACCTATAATCGGTAGGGCTATTTGTCTAGGATTGGATAGCTCACCTTCTACAATTTCACGCTTTAATTCTAATCCCACAACAAAGAAAAATACCGCCATAAGGCCGTCATTTACCCATAAAATCAGCGGTTTAGCTAGGGTAAATTCTCTAAATCCGATGCTAAATTCAGATCTTAAAATCCCTTGATAGAAGTGGCTTAAAATGCCATTTTGAAACACCAAGGCCAAAATCGTAGCAATAATTAGCAAAACGCCGCTAAAGCTCTCATGCTTTACAAAGGTTTTGATAAAATTTAATTTCATTTTTGCTCCTGTCTTATAATCTCTTTTATTAGTAGTTGAGGGATGATTAACCCACGAAATGAATTTTTAGCAATTGTTACTAAGATATCAATACTCTCACCACTTTTTGGTAAGTAGTCAAAGTTAAAAAATATCGCTTCTAGTGTTTTGTTATCTTTTTGCAGTATGATTTTTAGGTGAGATTCCTCCTTGCCAATTTTCTTAGCTGATTTTACCATTGCGCCTTTTAGCTCAAAAAGAGGGCGTGGATTTTTCTGTCCATACGGCTCAAAAAATTCCAAAATCTCTATTAGCTCATAATCAATCGCTTCAGGGTTAATCTGTCCTAAAACCTCATCATTTGTGCTAAAATCATATAGTTCTTGCAAAAAGCAAGATTGATTTATTGCAGTTTTAAATTTGTTTAAATTAGCACTTTCTATCACTATTCCAGCAGCGCCTTTATGCCCGCCATATCCACATAGTAAAGACTCTTGAGAGGCAATTAGTGAAAGAATATCAAATTTACCAACACTCCTAGCGCTACCTTTGGCCTTATCTCCATCTATACTAAAGACAATTGCAGGTTTTTTATACTTTTTAGCCAAGCGACTTGCGACAATTCCGATAACTCCCTCGTGCCACTCATTACCCCATGTAACGATAATATCTTCATTTTCATCTATATCATTTTGGCTAGATTCAAAAAGCGCTTTTTCTTGAGCTTTGCGTGAGGCATTGAATTCGCAAATTTTATCTAGATATCCATTGGCTTCTTTTAAATTTCTAGAGCGTAAAAACTCATATGATATGGTTGCATCATCTATTCTGCCTGCTGAGTTTATTAGCGGAGCAATTAAAAAGCTAATATCATCAAATTCAAATTTTTCTTTATTATAGTAATTTTTTATCGCTTCAAAACAGGCTCTTTTGCTAGAGTTTATCCGTGCTAAACCTAAACGGACTAAAATTCTATTTAAATCTCTTAATTCCATCATATCTGCTATTATAGCTAGAGTTAAAAGATCAAGAAATTTGGCCATATCATAGTTTCTTAGTTCACATACCTCTTTTAGTGCGCCAATTAAATACCATGCTACTTGAGCGCCACAAATTTCGATATTTGGAAATGGGCAGTTAGCTTGCTTTGGATTGATTATTGCATATGCTTCTGGTAGTGTAGGAAGTGGCATATGGTGATCAGTGATGATTAAATCAATCCCTTTTGCTTTACAAATTTTAGCAGCTTCAATAGCGCTAATTCCATTATCTACTGTGATGATTAAAGTGGCATTTTCTAATTCGTTTATAATCTCTTCATTTAATCCGTAGCCATCTTTAAATCTATTTGGAATTTTGATAATAAAGTTAGCAGACATATCAGTTAAAAACTCAGCCATTATAGCTGTGCTTACGATTCCATCTACATCATAATCGCCTACTACTGCTATTAGCTCATCGTTTTGGATGGCTTCTTTGATTCTTTTGGCTGCCTTGAAAGTATCTTTTAACTCACAAGGCAGTGGAATTTCGGAGAGTTTAGTATGGATATCGTTACTAAAACGACTACTTAATAGCTCTTTGATTGCCTCTTTATCTAGCATTTTTATATTCTATTCCAGCTTTTATAAATCCTAGTATTGCAGGGTTTGGCTTGGTTAATCTAGATGTAAATTCTGGATGAAACTGAACGCCTAAGAAAAATGGATGATCTTTGATCTCTACAGCTTCTATAAGTCCATCACTCTCACCGCTTACTATTAGGCCGGCTTTTTCAAATTCGGCTCTATATTTTGGATTTGCTTCATATCTGTGGCGGTGACGCTCTTTGATCTTATTTGCATTATTATAGATTTTTGCTAGTAGTGAGCCTTTTAGCAAGTCGCACTCATATCCGCCAAGTCTCATAGTGCCACCAAGTGGGCTCGTGTGAGTTCTTAGCTGTTTATTTCCATTTGCATCAATAAAGCTATCTATTAGATATATAATAGGATTTTTGCAATTCTCATCAAATTCGATTGAGTTTGCATCTTCTAATTTTAGTACATTTTTAGCAAATTCTATCATGCTAAGTTGCATTCCAAGGCAGATTCCTAGATATGGGATTTTGTTTTCTCTAGCGAATTTGATAGCTTCTATTTTGCCACTTACGCCACGAGGCCCAAAGCCTCCAGCGACCAAGATAGCATCGCAATCTTTTAATGTTTCAGCAACATTATTAGAATCTATTTTTTCACTATCACACCATTGTATATTTACTTTTGTATCTAAATTGGCTCCAGCATGAATAATGCTTTCAGTTAAGCTTTTATAGCTCTCTTTTAAATCTATATATTTGCCCACAAATGCAAGATTAACCTCTGTGCTAGGAGCTATTACTCTTTTTACTAGATTATCCCAGTTTTGCATATTTGGCTTAGGATTTTTAAGATTTAAATTTTGAGCTATTGGCTCAAGGATATTTTGGTTTAAAAAGCTTAATGGGACTTGGTATATGCTTTGCATATCTGGGCTTTCTATGACTGCATTTCTTTCTATACCACAGCTTGCTGCTATTTTATCTTTTAGCTCTCTATTTAGTGGCATTTCAGTACGACAAATGATCATATCTGGGCTAATACCTATGCGTCTTAATTCGCCTACGCTGTGCTGAGTTGGCTTGGTTTTTAGCTCGCCAGCTACCTTGATATATGGCACTAAAGTAAGATGGATAAACATCCCATTTGACTTGCCTACTTCGCTTCTAAGCGCTCTAATAGCCTCTAAAAATGGAAGACCCTCGATATCGCCTACAGTTCCGCCTATTTCTACTATTAAAATATCATTGCCTTCACCAGCTTTTTTAATACGATCTACTATATCGCCTACGATATGTGGGATAACTTGTATAGTCTTTCCTAGGTAATCACCACGACGCTCACGCTCTATAACTGAGCTATAAACCTTACCAGTTGTAAAGTTATTATCTTGAGATAGATCCTCATCTAAAAATCTCTCATAATGCCCTAAATCTAGATCTGTCTCAGCGCCATCATCAGTGACAAAGACCTCGCCATGTTCAAGTGGGCTCATAGTTCCAGGATCGACATTTATATATGGATCTGCTTTTAGCATACTAACCTTATAGCCTACATTTTTAAGCAGTGTAGCAATGCTTGCTGCTGCGATACCTTTGCCTAAACTACTTAATACTCCACCTGTAACAAATATATATTTCGTCTCTTTACTCATAACTATTCCTTGATTAATTGGGCGATTATATCAAAATTATTTTTACTATCTTATTAAAGATTATAATTATTTTTTATATTTTTATAAAACAAATTATCATACAATAAATAATATAGAGTAATTAAGGAAAAGTTATGAAATCAATCAAATTATCACTTATTCTTCCTATATATCTGTTTGGTGTTACAGATTTTGAGCTTATTAATTATAATGATAACAGCGTAAGCGGTGATGGCGTATTTGTTGGGGTTATAGATAGTGCGATAAATAAAGATCACCCTAGCTTATCAGGGCAAATTCAAGATCAAATTTATTCTGGATATAAAGGCGGTGATTATACTCCAGATTTTTCAGTTGATACCCATGGTAGCCATGTAGCTGGGATTATACTAGCTAAGCCAAGTGATGGAGTAAGCGGAGTTGCTACAGATGCCAAGGCTTATGGCGTTCAGATAACTGGGCATAATACCGATGGTTCATCTAAATTTACAGCTCCAAATGTATATGAGTATTTCAAAGATAAGAATATAGCAGCTATTAATAATAGTTGGAATGCTACGGTATATCCGCTATCTGGATTAAATTCGCTTACTAGTTCATCGATTTCATTTCTAAAAAATGCTAATAATCCAAATGATTATATCCCGTTAATTCAAAGAGATTCAACTGCAAGTGATCTTATAAAATTATCTAAAGAGAAGCAAATTCTTAGTGTTTTTGCCTCTGGTAATGAGGGGATTATATCTCCTGGGATTATGGCTTTAGCTCCATATTATGATGAAGAGATCAGATCTATAATTGTAGTAACGGCTCTAGATAGCGCACAAGTTAGCAAGGATAGTGATGGTAAATTTATAGTAACTACAAAAAGAGATGATAATTATGATTATTTAAGCGCTCCTACTACATACTCTAATGGACTAAAGGGTGTTTATAATTTTGGTTTAACAGCACCTGGAACTGGTATTAAGAATGTAAATGCTAGTTATGGTACTACTGATATTTTAACAGGTAAGCTAGATAAGGATTTATATAGAGTCTCTAGCGGCACATCTATGGCAGCCCCTATGGTAACTGGCGCTGCTGCTTTAGTAGCTCAAAAATTTCCATTTATGAGTGGCAAACAAATAGCAGATACCTTGCTCTCTACTGCTAATAAAGATTATATAGGGCCTAAAATTATAGTAAAAGAGACGGTAACTGGAAAAACTCTTTGTGATGGTAATGTTCTTTGTTCTAGCTCAAAGAGATACACAATATTTTATGTAGATAGCAAAATTCCAAAAAACGAAGATGGTAGTGTAAATGAAAAAGCCGTTGAGAAGGATTTATTAAATTCTGGATATTTTGGTATAAATTGGAAATATGATCGTATGAGTGGTATGGCTGCCATTGATGATGAAGACTATCCATGGGTTCAAGAGGTTACGAAAGAGGATCTATTTGGTCAAGGAATTTTAGATATTGATAAGGCTTTAAAAGGTATAGGAATCTTAGATGCAAATAGATTAAGCGATGCAGATGTAAGAAGTGAATTTGGCGAAACTGCGGTATATTACGCGCTAGATACTAAGGGCAGTGATACTGAATTTGGCAATGATATAAGCCAAAGAAAATGGGAGGCTAATACTCATAACCCTGAAGCTAATAATCTACCTAAGAATTTAGATAATTTAAATGTAGGGCTTATCAAATCTGGGAGTGGAGTTTTAACTCTAAGTGGTGCTAATAGCTATGAGGGTGCTACTGTTATAAATGCTGGTGGTATAAGACTACTAAGCAAAGATAGTAAAACAGCACAAATAGCCGGAAGTGTCTATGTCAATAACGGCTCAATTCTAAGCGGTAATGGGGTTATTAAGCAAAATTTAACCAACGATAACTCAATCATTCGCCCTGGCAATGGAGATTTAAGCGATTTAATAGTAGATGGCACATATATGCAAAAAGGTCAAAACTCAAAGCTTATTTTGGACTTTGGCAATGATGATAACTCGCAATTAATTGCTAAAGATTATAGCATTAGTGGTGGAAATTTGGAGTATAATCCATTAGCACAGTATTACACAGTTAATAAAGAGATTAAAATTCAATTAGGTGGTTTGGCTACTCATATAGGTAATTTTGCTAATGTTGAGATAGCTAGTAATAATAGTATTAGTTTTGAGATTAAGCTTGATAGCGATAAAACTACGATAAATAAAGATCCAATCTCCATACCGCCAATCCATGAAACCGAGGTGCCATCTAATCCGCAAAACCCAACTCCACCATCTAGTGAGAATGTAACCCCACCGCAATCAGAACAACCAAATACACCATCACAACCAGTTGCCCCTAGTGAGCCAAATAATAATCAAAACAATAACCAACAAGCTCCTAATAACAACCAAAACAACCAACAAAATGGCAATCAGCAATCCCCTAGCAATAGCCAAAATAGTGGTTCTCAAAGCTCAAATAGCTCTCAAGGTGGCACAACTTCGCCAAGCAACCCACCATCTAGTGAGAATGTAACCCCACCGCAATCAGAACAACCAAATACACCATCACAACCAGTTGCCCCTAGTGAGCCAAATAATAATCAAAACAATAACCAACAAGCTCCTAATAACAACCAAAACAACCAACAAAATGGCAATCAGCAATCCCCTAGCAATAGCCAAAATAGTGGTTCTCAAAGCTCAAATAGCTCTCAAGGTGGCACAACTTCGCCAAGCAACCCACCATCTAGTGAGAATGTAACCCCACCGCAATCAGAACAACCAAATACACCATCACAACCAGTTGCCCCTAGTGAGCCAAATAATAATCAAAACAATAACCAACAAGCTCCTAATAACAACCAAAACAACCAACAAAATGGCAATCAGCAATCCCCTAGCAATAGCCAAAATAGCGGAAGCATAATAGTAACTCCTGTAGTTAAACCAAATGCTTACAATAGCAACTCTACTACGCTTAGTCAAACTATGAGAAATATCAGAAGTAATGTAAATTTAAGTAGTAAATATAATCAATTTTTCAATACCCTTGATAGTAGCGATTCTAATACATATCAAGAGACTATGAGCCGTATAGAGGGTAATTCTGTATTTGATTTAACATCAATTATTACGCAAAATCACACTAGTTTTTACCAAAACAATATGCTCTTTAGCATAAATCCAGTAAGTTCAACTCTATTTTCTTATAACTCAAATCCATACGATAGTGGAATTTTTGTCGCGTCTGTGGCTAGTGATTATGCTATAGATTTGGGATTTGATAGTTTAAAACCAAAAAATTATTGGTATATCAATCCAACTTATAAAAGATATAATGGCAATGGATTTGATGGATATCAAAGCGGCGTAAGTGTGAATTTAGCTCATAAATTAGATGATGGGATTATATCTTATGGAGTTGGGGCTAGTAAGTCTAGCTTGGATTTTGATATTGGTGCAACAGCTAAGAGTTCAAATTTTGATATAGCATTAAATTATACTCACGATTTTGAGAGCTTTAAGCTCCTTAGTGGCGGTTCGTTTATGGTTTCATTTAATGAAAATGAGCGTATAGTAGCTAATACCTTAAGTAGCGATTATAAGAGTTATAGCAGTAGCTTGCAACTTGGTGTAGCTAAGGATTTTAGGCATTATAGTATTGTTGTTACTCCGCTTGGATATTTAGGCTATGGTAAAATTTATCAAGAGAGCTTTAAAGAAAGCGGTGGTATATTTGCTAAAAATTACGATAGTATAAATCACGATTTATACACAGTTGGCTTGGGGTTAAATTTAGCCTATGAAGGTAGCGATGAAAAAAGTAGATATACAGGTTATATTATTTATGAAAGAATGCTAGATGGCTACAATATGGACGCTAGTGCTGAGTTTAATGATTTTAAGGGGCAAAAATTTAGTCAAAGATATCACTTAGATAAAAATAGGTTAAATCTTGGCGTTGGAGCTGAATACACCTTTAATAGTGGTTATTTTGCTAAATTTGGCATTGGTAGCGAGTTTGCTACAACTAGTGATAATTATAATCTCTCAGTTACATTTGGTAAAAGATTTTAATTAAAACCTACTTCATAAATTTAGGCTTTTTAGCCTAAATTTAATTATTAAAAGATATAATCTTACATTTATTTTAAGGAGTTTTTGTGAGATTTATTATTTTTTTTATGTTTTTAGCTAGCTATGCTTTTGGTATTAGTGTTACTGATATGCGTGGTAAAACCGTACAAATTCCATCAAATTTAAATAGAATAGCTACTATTAGCGATGGCTTTGTTGAGAGTGTTATGACTCACCTTGGTGAGATTCGCAGAGTTAGCGCAATTGCGTCTTGGTCGCTAAAGCGTGATTATAGATATAAGATTAAAGGCATAAACGAAGAGCTTGAATTTACTGGATTAAATACTATGAGAGCTATGCATCCATGGCTTGATGCTTTGCCATGCTTTAACTCACCTCAAGGCAATATTATCAACTATGAAACCCTAATGCAATCAGCCCCGCAACTTATTATAGTTCGAGTAGGGGATTGTACTATTGGTGGAGCAGATAAGGCGGCATTAGAAAAAACATTATCTATACTAGAAGCCTCCAAAATTCCTTTAGTTGTACTATACTCGCCTACATATACTAAAAATTTAGCTACGATAAAAGATGAAATGAGAATTATTGGTGAGATTTTTGGAAAGAGTGAGCAAACCTTAAAACTCTATGAGTATTTAGTTGGGATTGAGAATTTAATAAAATCTCGCACCCAAACTGCTACAAATCAGCCAAAAATGCTATATCTAGGCCTAAGTCTAGCAGCTAAGAAAAATGGCGCTAGTGGTATCACATATGGAATTGATACTCCAGAATCTCAGCTCTTAACTACTACTATAAATGCTCAAAACGCATTTAATTTGGCTAAAGGCTCTAGGATAATGATTAGTGCAGAACAGATATATGCGCTTGAACCTGATGTTATATTGCTACCTACATATAATGGCTATCATCCAACATTTGAACTTTATGAAAATGAGAGTTATGCTAATTTACGTGAGTTAAAGGCTGTGCGTCAAAAACGAGTATATTCACTTCCATGGACGCCGATGAACTGCTCAAGGCGTCTAGAATATCCTTTGGAGCTTTTAATAATTGCAAAAGCAGCGCATCCAGATAAATTTGCTGATATAAATATTGGTGAGTTTGCGCTAGAGTTTTACCAAAAATTATATGGGGTAGATATAGAGGCTGCTAAAATGCTTCGTTCAGCACAAATTTTGGATTGGACTGAGCAGTTTTGAGAGTTTTTTTAGTTGTAGTTTTGCTCTTTGTTTTATTAATTTGCGCATCAATTTTTGCCTTGCTGAGTGGAAATTTAGCTCTAAGCGTAGCCGATGTGATGGGCGTGATTGCTTATAAGCTTTTTGGAATAGGAGAGCTAAGTGCAACTGGAGAGATTGTGGTATGGAATCTTAGAGTGCCTAGGATTTTAATAGCGATTTTAGTAGGAGTTTCTTTGGCGTGTGCTGGAGCGATTTATCAAAGTATTTTTAGAAATCCTTTAGTTGAGCCATTTATCTTAGGGGCTAGTTCTGGGGCTAGCTTTGGGGCTAGTCTTGCGATTTTATTGCCAAGCATCTTTTTTTCACTTGAGCTTAGTGCTTTTACTTTTGGACTGTTGGCGGTATTTTTAGCCTATACTTTAGCTTTTGAAAGAGGTGTTACAAATAGTGTTGCACTTGTGCTTTCAGGGGTTATTGTGGGGGCGATTTTTAGCTCGCTTGTTGGAATTATGAAGTATTTAAGCGAGGATGCTCAATTAAGAGAGATTACATTTTGGATGATGGGTGGACTATATCACGCTAGTTGGGATGATATAGCTGTAAATGGACTATTTGGTATACCGTGTTTTATCATTGCTTTTGCTCTTTCGTGGAAGCTAAATTTGCTTAGCCTTGGCGATGAAGAGGCTAGATCACTAGGTGTAAATCCTCAAATTTATAAAGCTATTTTTATCGTTATAGCAACTTTGCTTAGTGCTTTAAGCGTAGCAAGTGTAGGGATTATAGCGTGGATTGGACTAATGATGCCGCATGCTGCTAGAATGCTAGTAGGTGCTGATAATAGAGTGATTTTACCTGTAGCTGGACTGATGGGAGCGATTTATTTGCTGCTTTGTGATACTTTATCTAGGACACTAAGCAGCGGAGAAATTCCTGTAGGGATTATTGTTTCGCTACTTGGGGCGCCGTTTTTACTATGGATTTTAAAGGTTAGAAGTGCAAAACTATTTGGATAAATTTGTAGTTGAAAATCTTAAATTTAGCTATGGAAACAACCAAATTTTGTGTGGAATTTCATTTGAGCTTGAGCGTGAGGATTTGCTTGGATTGATGGGATCAAATGGTAGCGGTAAAACCACATTGATACGTTCTCTTTTGGGATTTTTAAATGCTAGTTATTATGAGTATAAAATATT is a genomic window of Campylobacter devanensis containing:
- a CDS encoding CTP synthase, giving the protein MSKETKYIFVTGGVLSSLGKGIAAASIATLLKNVGYKVSMLKADPYINVDPGTMSPLEHGEVFVTDDGAETDLDLGHYERFLDEDLSQDNNFTTGKVYSSVIERERRGDYLGKTIQVIPHIVGDIVDRIKKAGEGNDILIVEIGGTVGDIEGLPFLEAIRALRSEVGKSNGMFIHLTLVPYIKVAGELKTKPTQHSVGELRRIGISPDMIICRTEMPLNRELKDKIAASCGIERNAVIESPDMQSIYQVPLSFLNQNILEPIAQNLNLKNPKPNMQNWDNLVKRVIAPSTEVNLAFVGKYIDLKESYKSLTESIIHAGANLDTKVNIQWCDSEKIDSNNVAETLKDCDAILVAGGFGPRGVSGKIEAIKFARENKIPYLGICLGMQLSMIEFAKNVLKLEDANSIEFDENCKNPIIYLIDSFIDANGNKQLRTHTSPLGGTMRLGGYECDLLKGSLLAKIYNNANKIKERHRHRYEANPKYRAEFEKAGLIVSGESDGLIEAVEIKDHPFFLGVQFHPEFTSRLTKPNPAILGFIKAGIEYKNAR
- the recJ gene encoding single-stranded-DNA-specific exonuclease RecJ, producing MLDKEAIKELLSSRFSNDIHTKLSEIPLPCELKDTFKAAKRIKEAIQNDELIAVVGDYDVDGIVSTAIMAEFLTDMSANFIIKIPNRFKDGYGLNEEIINELENATLIITVDNGISAIEAAKICKAKGIDLIITDHHMPLPTLPEAYAIINPKQANCPFPNIEICGAQVAWYLIGALKEVCELRNYDMAKFLDLLTLAIIADMMELRDLNRILVRLGLARINSSKRACFEAIKNYYNKEKFEFDDISFLIAPLINSAGRIDDATISYEFLRSRNLKEANGYLDKICEFNASRKAQEKALFESSQNDIDENEDIIVTWGNEWHEGVIGIVASRLAKKYKKPAIVFSIDGDKAKGSARSVGKFDILSLIASQESLLCGYGGHKGAAGIVIESANLNKFKTAINQSCFLQELYDFSTNDEVLGQINPEAIDYELIEILEFFEPYGQKNPRPLFELKGAMVKSAKKIGKEESHLKIILQKDNKTLEAIFFNFDYLPKSGESIDILVTIAKNSFRGLIIPQLLIKEIIRQEQK
- the ilvD gene encoding dihydroxy-acid dehydratase, whose protein sequence is MRSDNIKKGYTKTPHRSLLRATGLRDEDFDKPFIGVANSFIEIIPGHFFLDKYSKILKDEIRKNGCVPFEFNCIGVDDGIAMGHGGMLYSLPSREIIANSVETVMNAHCLDALVCMPNCDKIVPGMLMGALRVNVPTIFISGGPMAAGVGLRGEALDLNSAFEAVGAYETKQIDEKELKHIECNACPGGGSCSGMFTANSMNTLCEAMGVALKGNGTILALTKEREELIRKAAKRICQIALDERYKIRNIINTKSIRNAMVVDMAMGGSSNTILHMLAISREAGAPLDIAKLNDISRSVPHIAKIAPSLPSVHMEDIAKAGGLSAVINEIAKFDDKLLNLDALTISGESLGDRVKNAEILDQNIIHTVSNAYSKVGGLAILFGNLAEQGCVIKTAGIVGSRQFSGKAICFNSQDEAIEGISSGKVKKGDVVVLRYEGPKGGPGMQEMLSPTSLIMGRGLGADVALITDGRFSGATRGLSIGHVSPEAAEGGMIGLLKDGDIIDIDVDKYSINVRLSDDEINARKKEWKYAGKKVDSRWLRQYQKLVTNASNGAILEA
- the nhaA gene encoding Na+/H+ antiporter NhaA; protein product: MKLNFIKTFVKHESFSGVLLIIATILALVFQNGILSHFYQGILRSEFSIGFREFTLAKPLILWVNDGLMAVFFFVVGLELKREIVEGELSNPRQIALPIIGALGGVICPALIFWGFNYSDEFAIRGWAIPTATDIAFALGVLMLLGNRVPSSLKIFLLTLAIIDDLCAIVIIALFYTTELSTTSLGISFICLIILFILNRLKVNKKSIFLLFTLILWFSVLKSGVHATIAGVLAAFFIPMRDSAGTSMLKDLEKDLHGVTSYFILPIFAFVNAGVSLAGVDPKQLINSVGMGIFFGLFFGKQFGVFLFSFIFIKLGFAKLPEGSNWLQFYGVCILTGIGFTMSLFVGALAYNDSPVFYHADKLAILLASFVAGVVGYIYLFLLCKPKKNID